Proteins found in one Kluyveromyces marxianus DMKU3-1042 DNA, complete genome, chromosome 2 genomic segment:
- the GYP6 gene encoding GTPase-activating protein GYP6 encodes MVVGHRDRVEQEEHPLAVVNGVSMMENRELIRLDVSRLQWPDKDNGPAAEAVQEILYGWVRTSGLEYKQGMHELCLAVYVEAAGSRSRSDVMFREMMEWLYPLFYADGGVSRWIDAELMQCVRPAAAAGQAAGQAAAGAGPLPLLHPLPLRRVAALLERYSGSHEVWCVRWCRLLFMRELAGPQEYWPVWRAVMRADASARGRVVACVAVVLMACVLPELCAAQDESEWLGVLLHYPGLRGVSVDDIVLWAAELEAQRQEVPEVPEVGPPVLTLEDRILQQTNREWYAKHKDSDISRIRMEARLQRRVNWRLHQTGLK; translated from the coding sequence ATGGTTGTGGGGCACAGGGACAGGGTAGAACAGGAGGAACACCCGTTGGCGGTGGTGAATGGAGTGAGCATGATGGAGAACAGGGAGTTGATACGGCTGGATGTGTCGCGGCTGCAGTGGCCTGACAAAGACAATGGACCAGCGGCAGAAGCAGTGCAGGAGATTCTGTACGGGTGGGTCAGGACCAGCGGGCTAGAGTACAAGCAGGGCATGCACGAGCTGTGTCTGGCGGTGTATGTGGAGGCGGCGGGTTCTAGGAGCCGCAGTGACGTGATGTTTCGCGAGATGATGGAGTGGTTGTACCCGCTGTTCTATGCTGACGGCGGGGTGAGCCGGTGGATAGACGCGGAGCTCATGCAGTGCGTGCGGCCAGCGGCTGCTGCTGGGCAAGCTGCTGGgcaagctgctgctggtgctgggccactaccactactacaCCCTCTCCCTCTGAGAAGGGTGGCGGCTCTTTTGGAGCGGTACAGCGGCTCGCACGAAGTGTGGTGCGTGCGTTGGTGTCGGCTGCTGTTCATGCGGGAGCTGGCGGGTCCGCAGGAGTACTGGCCCGTGTGGCGCGCGGTGATGCGCGCGGACGCGTCGGCGCGAGGGCGCGTCGTGGCGTGCGTCGCGGTGGTGCTGATGGCATGCGTGCTGCCCGAGCTGTGTGCCGCGCAGGACGAGAGCGAGTGGCTGGGCGTGCTGCTGCATTACCCGGGGCTGCGCGGGGTTTCTGTGGACGATATTGTGCTGTGGGCGGCTGAATTGGAGGCCCAAAGGCAAGAAGTGCCAGAAGTGCCAGAAGTGGGGCCGCCGGTACTAACTCTCGAGGACCGCATTTTGCAGCAGACCAATCGAGAATGGTACGCCAAGCACAAGGACAGCGACATTTCACGGATTCGCATGGAGGCGCGACTCCAACGTCGCGTCAACTGGCGTTTGCACCAGACAGGTCTCAAATAG
- the GPM1 gene encoding phosphoglycerate mutase GPM1, with the protein MKSKSKAKANPVSMPKLILVRHGQSEWNEKNLFTGWVDVKLSAKGEQEAARAGELLKEHNVKPDILFTSKLSRAIQTANIALEKADLLWIPVVRSWRLNERHYGALQGKDKAETLAQYGEEQFTTWRRSFDVPPPVIDDASPYSQKHDARYKDVDPNVLPKTESLALVIDRLLPYWQDSIAKELLAGKTVMIAAHGNSLRALVKHLENISDADIAKLNIPTGIPLVFELDDELKPTKPSYYLDPEAAAAGAAAVAAQGKK; encoded by the exons ATGAAGTCGAAGTCGAAGGCGAAGGCGAATCCAGTGT CAATGCCAAAGTTAATCCTAGTCAGACACGGTCAATCCGAATGGAACGAAAAGAACTTGTTTACCGGTTGGGTCGACGTTAAGTTGTCCGCCAAGGGTGAACAAGAAGCCGCCAGAGCCGGtgaattgttgaaggaaCACAACGTCAAGCCAGACATCTTGTTCACTTCCAAGTTGTCCAGAGCTATCCAAACCGCCAACATTGCTTTGGAAAAGGCTGACTTGCTATGGATTCCTGTCGTTAGATCCTGGAGATTGAACGAAAGACACTACGGTGCCTTGCAAGGTAAGGACAAGGCCGAAACCTTGGCTCAATACGGTGAAGAACAATTCACCACCTGGAGAAGATCCTTCGATGTCCCACCACCAGTCATTGACGACGCTTCCCCATACTCCCAAAAGCATGACGCTCGTTACAAGGACGTTGATCCAAACGTTTTGCCAAAGACCGAATCTTTGGCTTTGGTCATTGACAGATTGTTGCCATACTGGCAAGATTCTATCGCCAAGGAGTTGCTAGCTGGTAAGACCGTTATGATTGCTGCCCACGGTAACTCTTTGAGAGCTTTGGTCAAGCACTTGGAAAACATTTCCGATGCTGACATTGCCAAGTTGAACATCCCAACTGGTATCCCATTGGTGTTTGAATTGGACGACGAATTGAAGCCAACCAAGCCATCTTACTACTTGGACCCAGAAGCTGCcgctgctggtgctgctgccgTTGCTGCCCAAGGTAAGAAATAG
- the ADY2 gene encoding Ady2p (accumulation of dyads protein 2): MSTESSLKHDHQHQEGTTGLRNTYNSQDPTLYQDIELQKVEVGGDNQEFVYIGRQKFLKDELYTAFGGTLNPGLAPPAAHRFANPVPLGLSSFGLTTFVLSMFNAQAMGIKIPNLVVGLACFYGGLMQLIAGIWEIALENTFGGTALTSYGGFWLSYASIFIPWFGIQDAYKDAPEQLSDAIGFFLLGWTIFTVGITVCTMKSTVAFFTLFFLLTITFLLLTIGEFTRKTGVTKAGGVLGVVVSFIAWYNAYAGVATKENSYIVVKPLPMPQIKKFA, translated from the coding sequence ATGTCTACCGAAAGTTCTTTGAAACACGACCATCAGCACCAGGAGGGAACCACGGGCCTTCGCAACACCTACAATTCGCAGGACCCAACTTTGTACCAGGATATTGAACTCCAGAAGGTGGAAGTTGGCGGTGATAACCAAGAGTTTGTCTACATCGGCCGCCAaaaattcttgaaagatGAGTTGTACACTGCTTTCGGTGGTACTTTGAACCCCGGTTTAGCCCCACCGGCTGCACACAGGTTTGCCAACCCAGTTCCACTTGGGTTATCGTCATTCGGCTTGACCACGTTTGTGTTGTCCATGTTCAATGCCCAGGCGATGGGTATCAAGATTCCCAATCTCGTTGTGGGACTTGCTTGCTTCTACGGGGGGTTGATGCAGCTGATTGCTGGTATTTGGGAAATCGCTTTGGAGAACACGTTCGGTGGTACAGCGCTTACCAGCTACGGTGGGTTCTGGTTATCGTATGCATCAATTTTCATCCCATGGTTCGGCATCCAAGACGCATACAAGGATGCTCCTGAACAGTTGTCGGATGCCATTGGGTTTTTCCTATTAGGATGGACTATTTTCACCGTGGGAATCACCGTGTGCACGATGAAGTCCACCGTTGCGTTCTTCAcgttgttcttcttgttgacCATCACATTCTTGCTCTTAACTATTGGCGAGTTCACTCGTAAAACCGGGGTCACCAAGGCCGGAGGGGTCTTGGGTGTTGTGGTTTCATTCATCGCATGGTACAACGCCTACGCCGGTGTGGCCACGAAGGAGAACTCTTACATTGTCGTGAAGCCGCTCCCAATGCCTCAGATAAAGAAGTTTGCTTAG
- the RVS161 gene encoding amphiphysin-like protein RVS161, protein MSWEGFKKAINRAGNSVLVKNVDKTHDKDYDMEERRYRVLEKAGKELQKEAKGYLDSLRAVTASQVTIAEVISDLYDDSKATSTSANNVGNYYLQCVRDFDSETVKQLDGPFRETVLEPITKFSTYFEEIETAIKKREHKKQDYDAAKAKVRRLVDKPSKDASKLPRAEKELAFAKDIFDNLNDQLKTELPQLVSLRVPYYDPSFEALVKIQLRFCTEGYTRLAQIQQYLDQQSRDDYANGLLDQKIDDLLQQMANLNICALGVK, encoded by the coding sequence ATGTCCTGGGAAGGGTTTAAAAAAGCGATTAACCGTGCCGGTAACAGCGTGCTAGTGAAAAATGTAGACAAGACGCACGATAAGGACTACGATATGGAGGAACGTCGTTACCGGGTGCTCGAGAAAGCCGGTAAGGAGCTACAGAAGGAAGCCAAGGGTTATTTGGACTCTTTGAGAGCCGTTACTGCGTCACAAGTGACGATTGCGGAGGTTATTTCCGACTTGTACGACGACTCGAAGGCGACCAGCACATCAGCAAACAACGTGGGGAACTACTACTTGCAGTGTGTGCGGGATTTCGACTCTGAGACGGTGAAACAGTTGGATGGGCCATTCAGAGAGACGGTTTTGGAGCCAATCACGAAGTTTTCGACGTACTTCGAAGAGATCGAGACAGCAATTAAGAAGCGTGAACACAAGAAGCAGGATTACGATGcggccaaggccaaggtCCGTAGGCTTGTCGATAAGCCATCCAAGGATGCCAGCAAGCTTCCTCGTGCGGAAAAGGAGTTGGCGTTTGCGAAGGATATCTTTGACAACTTGAACGACCAATTGAAGACGGAGTTGCCCCAGCTCGTGTCGCTCAGAGTGCCCTACTACGACCCAAGTTTCGAGGCGCTCGTCAAGATCCAGCTCCGTTTCTGTACCGAGGGATACACCCGTTTGGCCCAGATCCAGCAGTACCTCGACCAGCAGTCACGTGACGATTATGCCAACGGGCTGCTCGACCAAAAGATCGACGATCTTCTCCAGCAGATGGCGAACCTCAACATCTGTGCGCTCGGCGTGAAATAG
- a CDS encoding sterol-sensing superfamily family: MFRKVYLPSKVSAYVLSYPQLFIAIPLLITFLISYSPLLSYSASYEASSTYLSRSVLETHENGNSSSDWGLLSYDYNYSLTKVIIQPDDGSNALTKPFLIESLAAQARIMHDLSNVTILHSPFDLWDNSIDALRKDRMPLATINRNLHRIPLFLFQGLVKVNGHVSFAKRLSFTVICPRDNTSTVASQLSSNIEEMNKIRNISNFYIFTSGPFTSLETSSSPVEILRFHISKLNALDYLLILAIYFLIGSFFFYNIEHLKSVKSRLGVSIAILAQLVLTVYSAKAITCLVFKTSSDNIPWFLVYIPVIFASLSSLFKTTMEKKGTVLIESESTSDETALKEDVPPYVASQKDFLITTVNSNNYTLRTTLSMLLLLVIVTPFSRKVSCFFIVSLLTNLFLQITYFSAVLSLDHRRFTYNELLALSNNGDDSTSDLNVSLDKGLDGNKRRSKWATCIELCSELNEWLPKTELLSPSSIATELYMFYLNTRFSSIRSSTSVLYKLFKGNLFSFFNMSTPFTRIVFDKRFIANELYRLSGSKTSVQNVLLNDPLIIIKHKAEGTSLENKTFEQISRSYNFSPLNTYKFDVYYFFEFMIFLVLIFVSTLLVLQLIVRKLDHYNLKLYEITLEERKNRHQRGEMKRSSSVSSVNSSTSSLSLADGQSDENVNAFHTKELSINGHELDIVNIATSQAPFVVSIALDHKVLVWSPLSKPMPPPTKIPLPSRFWPVVHCTLSNDGAYIAFFNNTGRIKCWSRKTMSFIWSIKLDSVESMLPLESFFRKKTIPGFMKRKGASNMATTQNKIGLERRGSVMSIKSIASVSSTQFGSSTPVDASYENFSYHATNDEVNAEFVFITAANMIHVIDYEGNLASHQITSSEYPLKSCKRLVTPRMNERLVLCDEVGELYVSTAVNNKWRTRKLQVIRDRFNKGQGLMTPRSLRMKAGGLMGNSISQETLNDENSSISTIQPSETDNTLLLVPFVGMAVKKNGHFVELIDVQCGILIKKVKIGEFKPGTLRVFHDQPTHCRFCGSASVATLSIAYTSLKNSLIMHSFQLESRTKTSICLRVERDPREIRCLGLESVVEKKHILSNVDRWDVTENNTLIGIRRKPELISANTNEQIASTSMSHTMSANEFDLDNNIHNRSKNSNQVKRLNSFKINNVWEGWTMNADGKVVFHEIPTGVNGLLVNRIGPLRKFGTKSIIVGFGNIMKMFYIGHEEFLLEADSVGVNEENSGLRFVNKRRERLVNKISTNYEVLTDSPT; encoded by the coding sequence ATGTTTAGGAAGGTCTACCTTCCCTCGAAGGTATCTGCATATGTGCTGTCTTATCCACAGCTTTTCATTGCAATTCCGTTGTTGATCACTTTCCTGATATCTTATTCTCCTTTGTTGTCGTATAGTGCTTCTTATGAGGCGTCCAGCACGTATCTTTCTCGGAGCGTTCTTGAGACGCATGAGAATGGGAATAGCAGCAGCGACTGGGGCCTGCTGAGCTACGATTACAATTATAGCTTGACTAAAGTGATTATCCAACCGGATGACGGGTCGAATGCGTTGACCAAGCCGTTTTTAATAGAGTCTTTGGCAGCACAGGCGAGGATTATGCACGATTTGTCGAATGTGACAATCTTGCATTCGCCCTTTGACCTCTGGGATAACAGCATTGATGCCTTGCGTAAGGATAGGATGCCGTTGGCTACCATCAATAGGAACTTGCATAGGATCCCGCTATTCTTGTTTCAAGGGCTAGTGAAGGTTAATGGACACGTCTCTTTTGCCAAGAGGTTGTCCTTTACCGTGATTTGCCCTAGAGATAACACAAGCACCGTGGCTTCGCAGTTGAGCAGCAATATCGAGGAGATGAATAAGATAAGAAACATATCGAATTTCTATATATTCACGAGTGGGCCTTTTACGTCGCTGGAAACTTCCTCGTCGCCTGTAGAGATACTGCGGTTCCACATTTCGAAATTGAACGCTTTGGACTACCTGTTGATCCTGGCCATTTATTTCCTTATCGGatcgttcttcttctataaCATAGAGCACCTCAAATCGGTCAAGTCTCGTCTAGGTGTGTCTATTGCCATCCTGGCTCAGCTAGTATTGACTGTGTACAGTGCCAAGGCAATCACTTGTCTCGTTTTCAAAACGTCATCGGATAACATTCCGTGGTTTTTGGTTTACATACCAGTCATCTTTGCATCCTTATCGAGCTTATTCAAGACTACCATGGAGAAAAAGGGTACCGTTTTGATCGAGTCCGAATCGACATCTGACGAAACAGCCCTAAAGGAAGATGTTCCTCCGTATGTCGCTTCTCAAAAGGACTTCTTGATCACCACTGTTAACTCGAACAACTATACGCTAAGAACAACTTTGTCGATGCTATTGCTTCTCGTTATTGTTACCCCGTTCAGCAGGAAAGTGTcctgtttcttcatcgtgTCGTTGCTAACCAATTTATTCCTACAAATTACTTATTTCTCTGCAGTCTTGAGTTTGGATCATAGAAGATTCACCTACAACGAATTGTTGGCATTGAGCAACAATGGTGATGACTCCACTAGCGATCTTAATGTCTCTTTGGACAAAGGGTTGGATGGAAACAAAAGGCGTTCCAAATGGGCAACATGCATCGAACTTTGTTCAGAACTGAATGAATGGCTCCCCAAGACTGAACTTTTGTCGCCCTCTTCTATTGCTACAGAACTCTACATGTTTTACTTGAATACTAGATTCTCGTCAATCCGCTCCTCCACATCGGTGTTGTACAAGCTTTTCAAGGGTAATCTctttagcttcttcaatatgTCTACTCCTTTCACAAGAATTGTCTTCGATAAAAGGTTTATTGCAAATGAACTTTATAGACTCAGTGGGTCCAAGACTTCCGTTCAAAATGTTCTACTAAATGATCCCTTgatcatcatcaaacaCAAGGCAGAAGGTACTTCtcttgaaaataaaactttCGAACAGATATCGAGATCTTATAACTTCTCTCCACTGAACACTTACAAATTTGACGTTTACTACTTCTTTGAGTTTATGATATTTTTGGTCTTGATTTTCGTTTCCACATTGCTAGTATTGCAGTTGATAGTCAGGAAACTGGATCATTATAACCTCAAATTGTATGAAATCACCTTGGAAGAGCGTAAAAATAGACACCAAAGGGGTGAAATGAAGCGTTCTTCATCAGTATCTTCGGTAAACTCATCGACATCTTCGTTATCCTTGGCAGACGGCCAATCTGATGAAAATGTGAATGCCTTCCACACGAAAGAACTTTCCATAAATGGTCATGAGCTCGACATTGTGAATATAGCTACCTCACAGGCGCCGTTTGTGGTTTCGATTGCTTTGGACCACAAGGTACTTGTTTGGTCTCCCTTGAGCAAGCCAATGCCACCTCCAACTAAAATTCCACTTCCATCAAGGTTCTGGCCTGTTGTTCATTGTACGCTATCGAATGATGGCGCTTATATtgcatttttcaataacaCAGGGAGAATTAAATGTTGGTCGCGTAAGACAATGTCTTTCATATGGAGTATCAAACTTGATTCAGTCGAATCTATGCTACCTTTGGAATCATTCTTTAGGAAAAAGACCATCCCGGGCTTCATGAAGCGTAAGGGTGCGTCGAATATGGCTACTacccaaaacaaaattggTCTAGAAAGACGAGGCAGCGTGATGTCCATTAAATCCATAGCATCCGTTTCTTCTACGCAATTTGGGTCAAGTACTCCAGTGGACGCAAGTTATGAAAACTTTAGTTACCATGCCACCAACGATGAAGTTAACGCCGAATTTGTATTTATCACTGCGGCAAATATGATTCATGTTATTGACTATGAAGGTAATTTGGCATCCCATCAAATCACTTCTTCTGAGTATCCGCTAAAATCTTGTAAAAGATTAGTAACTCCAAGAATGAATGAAAGATTAGTATTGTGTGATGAGGTGGGTGAATTATATGTTTCCACGGCTGTGAATAACAAGTGGAGGACTAGAAAACTACAAGTTATTCGAGACCGCTTTAATAAGGGTCAAGGATTGATGACTCCACGGTCTCTAAGAATGAAAGCAGGTGGACTCATGGGTAATAGCATTTCGCAAGAAACTCTGAATGATGAAAATTCATCTATTTCAACCATTCAACCATCAGAGACAGATAATACTTTATTGCTCGTTCCATTCGTTGGTATGGctgtgaaaaaaaatggtcaTTTTGTAGAATTGATAGATGTCCAATGCGGTATCCTTATTAAAAAAGTGAAGATTGGTGAGTTCAAGCCTGGCACTTTGCGCGTTTTCCATGATCAGCCTACACATTGTAGATTTTGTGGGAGTGCGTCCGTTGCTACGCTATCCATTGCATATACATCATTGAAGAACTCACTTATTATGCATTCTTTCCAGTTGGAAAGTAGAACTAAGACTAGTATTTGTCTTCGTGTTGAGCGTGACCCTCGTGAAATTCGTTGCTTGGGTTTGGAATCTGTCGTAGAGAAGAAACACATTCTATCCAACGTGGACCGTTGGGATGTCACCGAGAATAACACATTGATCGGTATCAGACGTAAGCCCGAGCTGATAAGCGCAAACACCAACGAACAAATTGCATCGACTTCAATGTCGCACACGATGTCTGCCAACGAATTCGATTTGGATAATAATATCCACAATAGAAGTAAAAACAGCAATCAAGTGAAGAGACTGAACAGTTTCAAGATCAATAACGTTTGGGAGGGATGGACCATGAATGCGGACGGCAAAGTGGTATTCCACGAAATTCCTACGGGTGTTAATGGATTACTTGTCAACAGAATTGGTCCACTACGCAAGTTTGGTACCAAATCGATTattgttggttttggaAACATTATGAAGATGTTCTACATTGGACATGAAGAGTTTTTATTGGAAGCGGACAGCGTTGGTGTTAACGAAGAAAATAGTGGTTTACGTTTTGtcaacaagagaagagaaagactTGTGAACAAGATCAGTACCAACTATGAAGTCCTGACTGATTCTCCAACTTAA
- the SAT4 gene encoding serine/threonine protein kinase SAT4 translates to MSIGPVPEQAGIRQDSPVVRTKSRKGTITSKIGKIFGVSKNEDLLNSQAQGQDKAQATSQGQDKAPPSPPTSASSSCSSSVASSRYHAVSSPRASGVSAKLQSGNGASNGQGNGPGNGPAVAAASNGTPVQRSASPVPSASSASINARFVVHEDGSHEHSLKNAKRQEKLGSMIKNMLGAQKLRGEAKSAVPDILIKSMKSGDPPSLFSGLIKQVNANASGTAFPYSGATQIIGAKRDDQPQSSRADIDEATTVNPLHNQSSVTFAEKYGRCQEVIGKGSFGTVRICHKKNLKGANGEILYAVKEFRRRPTENPAKYSKRLTAEFCISSSLKHTNIIDTLDLFQDAKGDYCEVMEYCSGGDLFTLIIAAGKLEYQEADCFFKQLITGVVYMHNMGVCHRDLKPENLLLTHDGVLKITDFGNSECFRMAWEKEIHLSGGICGSSPYIAPEEYTQDEFDPRAVDIWACGVIYMAMRTGRQLWATAQKEDEFYMKYLKGRKNAAGYDPIEKLKRARCRNVIYSILDPVPSRRLNGNQILNSEWGREIVCCHQGHPVR, encoded by the coding sequence TACGTCGAAAATAGGTAAGATTTTTGGCGTCTCTAAAAACGAAGACCTTCTGAACAGTCAAGCACAGGGTCAGGATAAGGCACAGGCCACATCTCAAGGCCAGGATAAAGCTCCTCCATCGCCCCCAACTTCTGCTTCGTCCTCGTGCTCGAGTTCTGTTGCATCTTCCAGGTATCACGCTGTTTCTTCCCCTAGAGCATCGGGCGTTTCGGCAAAACTCCAGAGCGGCAATGGCGCCAGCAATGGCCAAGGTAATGGCCCAGGTAATGGACCTGCTGTTGCTGCCGCCTCTAACGGCACGCCCGTCCAGCGTAGCGCTTCTCCGGTTCCCTCGGCTAGCAGTGCGTCGATAAACGCCAGGTTTGTCGTTCACGAGGACGGCTCCCACGAACACAGCTTGAAGAACGCCAAGAGACAGGAGAAGCTAGGATCCATGATCAAGAACATGCTAGGGGCCCAGAAACTTCGGGGCGAGGCCAAGTCTGCCGTGCCTGATATTCTTATAAAGTCGATGAAGTCCGGGGACCCGCCCTCTTTGTTTTCCGGGCTCATCAAGCAGGTGAACGCCAATGCCAGTGGCACTGCCTTCCCTTACAGCGGGGCGACCCAGATTATTGGGGCAAAACGAGACGACCAGCCACAGTCCAGTCGTGCAGATATAGACGAGGCAACCACCGTCAACCCGCTGCACAACCAGAGCTCCGTCACATTCGCTGAAAAATACGGCAGGTGCCAGGAAGTCATCGGCAAAGGCTCGTTCGGAACTGTGCGTATTTGccacaagaagaacttgaaggGTGCCAACGGCGAAATCCTATACGCGGTAAAAGAGtttagaagaagaccaaCGGAAAACCCAGCAAAATACTCCAAGAGGCTCACCGCAGAGTTCTGCATCTCGTCTTCTTTGAAACATACCAACATCATAGATACCCTGGACCTTTTCCAGGACGCCAAGGGCGACTACTGCGAAGTCATGGAGTACTGCTCCGGCGGTGACTTGTTCACTTTGATCATCGCTGCTGGGAAGCTAGAGTACCAAGAGGCAGACTGTTTTTTCAAACAGCTCATCACAGGGGTCGTCTACATGCACAACATGGGTGTTTGTCACAGAGATTTAAAACCGGAGAATCTCCTACTCACCCATGACGGTGTCTTGAAAATCACAGATTTCGGTAACAGCGAGTGCTTCAGAATGGCTTGGGAGAAAGAAATCCATCTAAGTGGCGGCATTTGCGGTTCAAGCCCTTACATCGCCCCAGAAGAGTACACTCAGGACGAATTCGATCCAAGAGCAGTCGATATCTGGGCCTGCGGTGTTATATACATGGCAATGAGAACCGGTCGCCAGCTTTGGGCAACCgctcaaaaagaagatgagtTCTACATGAAGTATCTCAAGGGAAGGAAAAACGCAGCTGGTTATGATCCCATCGAAAAATTGAAACGTGCCAGGTGCAGAAACGTCATATATTCGATACTAGACCCTGTACCGAGCAGAAGACTTAACGGTAATCAAATTTTGAACAGTGAGTGGGGTAGAGAAATCGTTTGCTGCCATCAAGGTCACCCTGTAAGGTAG